Proteins encoded by one window of Salvia miltiorrhiza cultivar Shanhuang (shh) unplaced genomic scaffold, IMPLAD_Smil_shh original_scaffold_404, whole genome shotgun sequence:
- the LOC131004467 gene encoding uncharacterized protein LOC131004467 yields MTTRTRARNNENPEGDELVNHIPIRDTENMFRKQHPPTFDGLGNPLDAEKWVRAIERIFAYIRCEDREKVIYAKYQLIDEADFWWESVERTMTQAQKDTLTWEGFKEKLFEKFIPECYRQKRQNEFWNLRQGKSTVTEYDRAFNRLSRYYPQLVDTDEKKADRFRKGLRPEIAVSLASQGTLTYAQSLTRALNIETLLPKEREKGAIQQFEGDRGKRKWEDRASGEEIVKRGFWRGPPQQQFLPQQLQQQQFQPRQPQQFQQRPSRPQQYYQQYPQQWGFSGQKPVCPQCKKPHLGECRIGTNVCFRCGKSGYMIKDCTNGKWSMKGQQQQGQGPTKTHGPIMRQPQQARAYALNKQQVGNAPENLAGMIYINETPILALFDTGASHSFISKVACEKLSIVTEVPELALSVSIPTGNTVTILEVSKGQDVKIGDLIFKADLHVIDMKGIDVIFRMDWLEKNRATICCQEREILFQTPNGEKIIFQGGRLGTEVPVITAMKANKMLRKGNCQAFLVNLTAEKENELKIDDVSVV; encoded by the coding sequence ATGACAACTAGAACTCGAGCTAGAAACAACGAAAATCCCGAGGGTGACGAACTAGTTAATCACATCCCAATCCGTGATACCGAAAACATGTTTAGAAAACAACACCCTCCAACTTTTGACGGCTTAGGCAATCCGTTAGACGCCGAAAAATGGGTTAGAGCGATAGAGCGAATATTTGCATATATAAGGTGTGAAGATCGTGAGAAGGTAATATATGCAAAATACCAGCTGATTGATgaagctgacttttggtgggagtcAGTCGAAAGGACTATGACTCAAGCGCAAAAAGACACTTTGACTTGGGAAGGCTTCAAAGAAAAGTTGTTTGAAAAATTTATTCCAGAATGTTATAGGCAAAAGAGACAAAATGAGTTTTGGAATTTAAGACAGGGAAAAAGTACGGTCACAGAATATGATCGTGCATTTAATCGATTGTCAAGATATTATCCACAActggtggatactgatgaaaagAAAGCTGACAGATTCAGAAAAGGGCTGCGTCCTGAAATCGCAGTTTCATTGGCTAGTCAGGGAACACTAACCTATGCCCAATCACTAACAAGGGCATTAAACATTGAGACATTACTgccaaaagaaagagagaaaggaGCCATACAACAATTTGAGGGGGATAgaggaaaaaggaaatgggaggATCGAGCATCGGGAGAAGAAATTGTAAAAAGGGGATTTTGGAGAGGGCCACCACAACAACAATTCCTGCCACAACAACTCCAACAACAACAATTTCAACCTCGACAGCCACAACAATTTCAACAGCGGCCATCGCGACCCCAACAATATTATCAACAGTACCCCCAACAGTGGGGATTTTCGGGACAGAAACCTGTGTGTCCCCAATGTAAGAAACCTCACTTAGGAGAATGTCGGATTGGAACAAATGTTTGCTTTAGATGTGGGAAGTCGGGATATATGATTAAAGATTGCACCAATGGAAAATGGTCAATGAAGGGTCAGCAACAGCAAGGTCAAGGACCTACTAAGACTCACGGGCCAATAATGAgacaacctcaacaggcaaggGCTTATGCTTTGAACAAGCAACAGGTTGGAAATGCGCCCGAGAACTTAGCAGGTATGATCTATATAAACGAAACTCCAATCTTAGCGCTATTTGATACAGGAGCTTCACATTCGTTTATATCTAAGGTTGCGTGTGAAAAGTTATCTATAGTAACTGAAGTACCTGAATTGGCATTGAGCGTGAGTATACCAACAGGAAATACGGTTACTATATTAGAAGTTAGTAAGGGTCAAGATGTTAAAATTGGAGACCTAATATTTAAAGCTGACCTGCATGTCATCGACATGAAAGGAATTGACGTTATTTTcagaatggactggttagaaaAAAATAGAGCAACGATATGTTGTCAGGAGAGGGAAATTTTGTTCCAAACACCTAATGGAgagaaaattatttttcaaggaGGGAGACTTGGAACAGAAGTGCCTGTTATAACCGCAATGAAAGCCAATAAGATGTTGAGAAAAGGAAATTGCCAAGCATTCTTGGTAAACTTAACGGCGGAAAAGGAAAATGAATTGAAAATAGATGATGTGTCAGTAGTATGA